A genomic window from Nicotiana sylvestris chromosome 11, ASM39365v2, whole genome shotgun sequence includes:
- the LOC104245312 gene encoding AP-2 complex subunit alpha-1-like isoform X4 — MALSGMRGLSVFISDIRNCQNKEQERLRVDKELGNIRTRFKNEKGLTPYEKKKYVWKMLYIYMLGYDVDFGHMEAVSLISAPKYPEKQVGYIVTSCLLNENHDFLRLAINTVRNDIVGRNETFQCLALTLVGNIGGRDFAESLAPDVQKLLISSSCRPLVRKKAALCLLRLFRKNPDVMNVDGWSDRMAQLLDERDLGVLTSSMSLLVALVSYNHEEYWSCLPKCVKVLERLARSQDVPQEYTYYGIPSPWLQVKTMRALQYFPTIEDPNTRRSLFEVLQRILMGTDVVKNVNKNNASHAVLFEALALVMHLDAEKEMMSQCVALLGKFIAVREPNIRYLGLENMTRMLMVTDVQDIIKRHQAQIITSLKDPDISIRRRALDLLYGMCDVSNAKDIVEELLQYLNTAEFVMREELSLKIAILAEKFAPDLSWYVDVILQLIDKAGDFVSDDIWFRVVQFVTNNEDLQPYAALKAREYLDKPAIHETMVKVSAYILGEYSHLLARRPGCSPKEIFNIIHEKLPTVTTSTIPILLSTYAKILMHTQPPDPELQNQIWAIFRKYESCIEVEIQQRAVEYFELSKKGAALMDILAEMPKFPERQSSLIRKAEDTEADTADQSAIKLRAQQQTSNALVMSDQRPANGTPPVSQLGLVKVPSMSNVDRDSADQGETQSNGTLTVVDPQPPSTPSPDLLGDLLSPLAIEVPQPDANQSDHNLGAGVKGAPTAEDALALAPVEEQMNTIQPIGNIAERFHALCLKDSGVLYEDPYIQIGIKADWRAHHGRLVLFLGNKNTSPLASVQAQILPPSHLRVELSLVPETIPPRAQVQCPLEVVNLRPSRDVAVLDFSYKFGTHLVNVKLRLPALLNKFLQSISVSPEEFFPQWRSLSGPPLKLQEVRCKTIATS; from the exons ATGGCGTTATCTGGAATGAGAGGATTGTCGGTGTTCATAAGCGACATTCGTAATTGCCAGAACAAAGAACAGGAACGCCTTCGTGTCGATAAAGAGCTCGGCAATATTCGTACTCGCTTTAAAAACGAAAAG GGTTTGACACCATATGAAAAGAAGAAATATGTCTGGAAAATGCTGTATATTTATATGCTTGGTTATGATGTGGACTTTGGTCACATGGAAGCTGTATCTCTGATATCTGCTCCAAAGTATCCTGAGAAGCAG GTTGGGTATATAGTGACATCATGTTTGCTCAATGAGAATCATGATTTTTTAAGATTAGCCATTAATACAGTACGCAATGACATAGTCGGCCGCAATGAGACTTTCCAATGTCTAGCATTGACATTG gttggAAATATTGGGGGAAGAGACTTTGCAGAATCTCTAGCTCCTGATGTTCAAAAGTTACTT ATATCAAGCAGTTGCAGACCGCTGGTGAGGAAGAAGGCTGCATTATGTCTCCTACGTCTTTTCAGGAAAAATCCTGATGTCATGAATGTAGATGGCTG GTCAGATCGGATGGCACAACTGCTAGATGAACGGGATTTAGGTGTCTTGACATCTTCCATGAGCCTTCTAGTTGCATTAGTGTCATATAACCACGAAGAATATTGGAGTTGTCTTCCAAAATGTGTTAAAGTATTGGAAAGGCTTGCAAGGAGCCAAGATGTACCACAGGAATATACCTACTATGGGATCCCATCTCCCTGGCTTCAG GTAAAGACTATGAGGGCTCTTCAGTATTTTCCTACTATTGAGGATCCAAATACTAGAAGATCACTGTTTGAG GTTTTGCAAAGGATATTGATGGGAACCGATGTGGTGAAAAATGTGAACAAGAACAATGCATCACATGCTGTCCTCTTTGAAGCCCTTGCCCTT GTCATGCATCTTGATGCTGAAAAAGAGATGATGTCTCAATGTGTTGCACTGCTTGGGAAATTCATTGCTGTCCGTGAGCCAAATATTCGTTATCTCGGTTTG GAAAATATGACTCGGATGTTGATGGTCACAGATGTACAGGACATCATAAAAAGACATCAAGCCCAGATTATTACCTCACTGAAGGATCCTGATATCAG TATAAGGAGGCGTGCCCTTGATTTACTATATGGAATGTGTGATGTTTCCAATGCCAAGGACATAGTGGAGGAATTATTGCAG TATCTTAATACAGCAGAGTTTGTGATGCGTGAAGAACTGTCACTCAAAATTGCAATTCTTGCAGAGAAATTTGCTCCTGATTTGTCATG GTATGTTGATGTCATCCTTCAATTAATTGACAAGGCTGGTGATTTCGTCAGTGATGACATTTGGTTCCGTGTTGTGCAGTTTGTTACAAATAACGAAGATCTACAG CCTTATGCAGCTTTGAAAGCCAGAGAATATCTTGATAAGCCTGCCATTCATGAAACAATGGTCAAG GTCAGTGCATATATCCTTGGAGAATACAGCCATCTTCTGGCTAGAAGGCCTGGATGTAGTCCAAAGGAAATCTTTAACATCATTCATGAGAAGCTTCCTACTGTTAC GACTTCAACAATTCCCATTCTTCTGTCAACTTATGCAAAGATATTGATGCACACACAGCCACCAGATCCAGAGCTGCAGAATCAGATTTGGGCAATATTCAGGAA ATATGAAAGCTGCATCGAAGTTGAAATACAGCAACGGGCTGTGGAATACTTTGAGTTGAGTAAGAAAGGTGCAGCTTTAATGGATATCTTAGCCGAAATGCCAAAGTTCCCTGAGCGACAG TCTTCACTGATAAGAAAAGCTGAGGATACTGAGGCTGATACCGCTGACCAAAGTGCAATCAAGTTGCGTGCACAACAGCAAACTTCTAATGCTTTAGTAATGTCAGACCAACGCCCTGCTAATGGAACTCCACCAGTCAGCCAGCTAGGTTTAGTAAAAGTTCCAAGCATGAGCAATGTG GATCGTGATTCAGCAGATCAAGGGGAGACTCAGTCAAATGGAACTTTGACTGTTGTGGATCCTCAACCCCCTTCAACCCCTTCGCCTGATCTCCTGGGTGATCTTTTAAGTCCTCTGGCTATTGAGGTCCCTCAGCCTGATGCTAACCAATCTGACCATAATTTGGGTGCTGGTGTTAAAGGTGCTCCAACTGCAGAGGATGCACTAGCACTTGCACCTGTTGAAGAACAGATGAACACCATCCAG CCAATAGGAAACATTGCAGAAAGGTTTCATGCCTTGTGCCTTAAAGATAGTGGTGTATTATATGAGGATCCATATATTCAG ATTGGTATAAAAGCAGATTGGCGGGCACATCATGGACGACTTGTTCTCTTCTTAGGAAATAAAAATACCTCTCCACTGGCTTCAGTACAGGCTCAAATATTGCCTCCATCTCATTTGAGGGTGGAACTATCATTAGTACCTGAGACTATTCCACCACGTGCACAG GTTCAATGTCCGCTTGAAGTTGTTAACCTTCGTCCAAGTAGGGATGTTGCTGTTCTTGACTTCTCATATAAGTTTGGAACCCATCTG GTTAATGTTAAACTTCGTCTTCCTGCTCTCTTGAATAAGTTTCTTCAGTCTATCTCAGTATCTCCAGAAGAATTTTTCCCACAATGGAGATCACTATCTGGGCCGCCATTGAAGCTCCAAGAAGTG AGGTGTAAGACCATTGCCACTTCTTGA